Proteins encoded together in one Marinobacter sp. Arc7-DN-1 window:
- a CDS encoding isocitrate lyase, which yields MPYAQDVDQIASLLKQHPTWNAINPKHAARMRAQNKFKTGLDIAKYTAKIMREDMANYDNDTSQYTQSLGCWHGFIGQQKMLSIKKHFGTTKRRYLYLSGWMVAALRSEFGPLPDQSMHEKTAVSGLIEELYTFLRQADAWELNHLFRALEEAENAGDNAKADELIRQIDNHETHVVPIIADIDAGFGNAEATYLLAKQMIEAGACCIQIENQVSDEKQCGHQDGKVTVPHADFLSKINAVRLAFLELGVDDGVIVARTDSLGAGLTQKIAVTNEPGDLGDQYNSFIDGEVIEKAEDINNGDVVIKQNGQLVRPKRLASGLFQFKPGTGEDRVVLDCITSLQNGADLLWIETEKPHVGQIAAMVNRIKEVVPDAKLVYNNSPSFNWTLNFRQQVFDAWKEEGKDVSAYERAKLMNEEYDNTELGQLADEWCRNFQRDGSREAGIFHHLITLPTYHTAALSTDNLAKGYFGDEGMLAYVAGVQRKEIRQGIATVKHQDMAGSNIGDDHKEFFAGEAALKAGGKDNTMNQFG from the coding sequence ATGCCCTACGCACAAGACGTTGACCAGATCGCTTCCCTTTTGAAGCAGCACCCGACCTGGAACGCTATCAACCCGAAGCACGCCGCTCGCATGCGCGCACAGAACAAGTTCAAGACCGGTCTGGATATCGCGAAGTACACCGCCAAGATCATGCGCGAAGACATGGCGAACTACGACAATGACACTTCCCAGTACACCCAGTCCCTGGGCTGCTGGCACGGCTTTATCGGCCAGCAGAAGATGCTGTCCATCAAGAAGCACTTCGGTACCACCAAGCGTCGTTACCTGTACCTCTCGGGCTGGATGGTTGCTGCTCTGCGTTCCGAGTTCGGCCCGCTGCCGGATCAGTCCATGCATGAGAAGACCGCCGTATCCGGCCTGATTGAAGAGCTGTACACCTTCCTGCGCCAAGCCGATGCCTGGGAACTGAACCACCTGTTCCGTGCCCTGGAAGAAGCCGAGAACGCCGGCGACAACGCCAAGGCTGACGAGCTGATCAGGCAGATCGATAACCACGAAACTCATGTTGTGCCGATCATTGCCGACATCGACGCCGGTTTCGGTAACGCCGAAGCGACCTACCTGCTGGCCAAGCAGATGATCGAAGCGGGTGCCTGCTGCATCCAGATCGAGAACCAGGTGTCTGATGAGAAGCAGTGTGGTCACCAGGACGGCAAGGTTACCGTTCCGCACGCCGACTTCCTCTCCAAGATCAACGCCGTGCGTCTGGCGTTCCTCGAGCTCGGTGTTGATGACGGTGTTATCGTTGCCCGTACTGACTCCCTGGGCGCGGGCCTGACCCAGAAAATCGCCGTGACCAACGAGCCGGGCGATCTGGGTGACCAGTACAACAGCTTCATCGACGGTGAGGTTATCGAGAAGGCCGAAGACATCAACAACGGCGACGTTGTGATCAAGCAGAACGGCCAGCTGGTTCGTCCGAAGCGTCTGGCCTCTGGCCTGTTCCAGTTCAAGCCGGGCACCGGCGAAGACCGTGTTGTGCTGGATTGCATCACCAGCCTGCAGAACGGTGCCGACCTGCTGTGGATCGAAACCGAGAAGCCGCACGTTGGCCAGATCGCGGCCATGGTTAACCGCATCAAGGAAGTGGTGCCCGACGCCAAGCTGGTGTACAACAACAGCCCGTCCTTCAACTGGACCCTGAACTTCCGTCAGCAGGTATTCGACGCATGGAAGGAAGAAGGCAAGGATGTATCGGCCTACGAGCGCGCCAAGCTGATGAACGAAGAGTATGACAACACCGAGCTGGGTCAGCTGGCTGACGAATGGTGCCGTAACTTCCAGCGTGACGGATCACGTGAAGCGGGTATCTTCCACCACCTGATCACGCTGCCGACATACCACACCGCGGCCCTGTCTACCGACAACCTGGCCAAGGGCTATTTCGGTGACGAAGGCATGCTGGCCTACGTTGCCGGTGTACAGCGCAAGGAAATCCGTCAGGGCATCGCCACCGTCAAGCACCAGGATATGGCGGGTTCCAACATCGGTGACGACCACAAGGAATTCTTCGCCGGTGAAGCGGCCCTGAAAGCCGGTGGTAAAGACAACACCATGAACCAGTTCGGTTAA
- a CDS encoding DUF1538 domain-containing protein yields the protein MFYLRAFSHSLLHALKNLFPILAVVLFFQLVILQQVPENTFAMALGLLIVAVGVALFLQGLELSIFPVGKSLSNQFARKGSVPVLLSFGFAMGFSAVVAEPALIAVAQQAEEISEGKVRALTLRILVAVSVGLVVAVGVFRTIFGYPLHWFMIIGYIVVVIITWFAPPEIVGLAYDSGGVTTNIVTVPLIAALGIGLAASIRGRNPLMDGFGLVALAAMVPMITVQLYGIVVYSGETADPSVLPALVANTNVEDAPVLLAMLLDLAEMVRDVLPIIITILFFQYLVLRRGLTNPRRILSGFTLVVLGLYAFVVGLKLGLFPIGTSMAEQLMSMEGFAFVYLFAFMIGFATTMAEPALIAIGHQAEQAAAGTINGNAIRIIVAVGVAVGITLGVHRIISGDSIHHYIIGGYILVIFLTALAPRYIIPLAYDLGGVTTSEVTVPLVTALGIGLASSIEGRNVLIDGFGLIAFASIFPIVTVMSYAIIVEMLAKQRKTEP from the coding sequence GTGTTCTATCTGCGAGCTTTCAGTCATTCCCTTCTGCATGCTCTGAAGAATCTCTTTCCGATCCTGGCCGTCGTTCTCTTTTTCCAGCTCGTGATTCTCCAGCAGGTTCCGGAAAACACATTCGCGATGGCGTTGGGGTTGCTGATCGTGGCCGTGGGGGTTGCCCTGTTCCTCCAGGGCCTTGAATTAAGCATTTTCCCGGTCGGAAAGAGTCTGTCCAACCAGTTTGCCCGCAAGGGCTCGGTTCCTGTTCTGCTGTCGTTCGGTTTCGCGATGGGCTTTTCGGCGGTGGTCGCAGAACCCGCGCTGATTGCCGTAGCCCAGCAGGCCGAGGAAATCAGCGAAGGCAAGGTCAGGGCCCTGACCCTGAGAATCCTGGTCGCCGTCTCCGTCGGGCTGGTGGTTGCCGTCGGTGTGTTCAGAACCATCTTTGGTTATCCGCTGCACTGGTTCATGATCATTGGTTATATCGTGGTTGTGATAATCACCTGGTTTGCGCCTCCGGAGATTGTCGGCCTCGCTTACGATTCCGGCGGCGTGACCACCAATATCGTCACCGTTCCCCTGATTGCGGCCCTGGGCATTGGTCTTGCCGCCTCCATCCGCGGGCGCAATCCGCTAATGGACGGGTTCGGACTGGTTGCGCTTGCTGCCATGGTGCCCATGATCACCGTTCAGTTGTACGGGATTGTTGTGTATTCCGGGGAAACCGCGGATCCGTCCGTTTTGCCGGCTCTGGTTGCCAATACAAATGTGGAGGACGCTCCGGTTCTGCTCGCGATGTTGCTGGACCTGGCTGAAATGGTTCGGGATGTGCTTCCGATCATTATCACCATCCTGTTCTTCCAGTACCTGGTCTTGCGCCGGGGGCTGACCAATCCCCGCAGGATTCTGTCCGGATTTACACTGGTTGTCCTGGGGCTCTATGCCTTCGTTGTCGGCCTGAAGCTTGGCCTGTTTCCCATCGGCACCAGCATGGCCGAGCAGTTGATGAGCATGGAGGGTTTCGCCTTCGTCTACCTCTTTGCGTTCATGATCGGTTTTGCCACCACCATGGCCGAACCTGCGCTGATCGCTATCGGACACCAGGCGGAACAGGCGGCGGCCGGAACCATCAATGGCAACGCCATCAGGATCATCGTGGCGGTCGGGGTGGCCGTGGGCATAACCCTCGGAGTACACCGGATTATCAGTGGCGATTCGATTCACCATTACATCATCGGCGGCTATATTCTGGTCATCTTCCTGACCGCGCTGGCACCGAGGTACATCATTCCCCTGGCCTATGATCTCGGTGGCGTCACCACCTCCGAGGTCACCGTGCCCCTGGTGACCGCACTGGGCATCGGCCTGGCGAGCAGCATAGAGGGCCGTAACGTACTGATCGACGGTTTTGGCCTGATTGCCTTCGCGTCGATCTTTCCGATTGTTACGGTGATGAGCTATGCCATTATTGTTGAAATGCTTGCAAAGCAAAGGAAAACAGAGCCATGA
- a CDS encoding transcriptional regulator — MKFSVLVAIVPEDQEQNCVDAARDLGAGGITVLSGRGISNTARKTFFGLTYDGSQSVLLMVLEKGLSLDILKSIQKILMPDHTDSQGLVFTLPVEHLGGIDLSQVEKFEQHLKCSLYPENNDETG, encoded by the coding sequence ATGAAATTTTCCGTACTGGTTGCCATTGTTCCCGAGGATCAGGAGCAGAACTGTGTTGATGCGGCAAGAGACCTGGGCGCCGGGGGCATAACGGTGCTGTCGGGCCGGGGCATCAGTAACACCGCCAGGAAGACGTTCTTCGGGCTGACCTACGACGGCAGCCAGAGCGTTTTGCTGATGGTACTGGAGAAGGGCCTTTCACTTGATATTCTGAAATCCATCCAGAAAATTCTCATGCCAGACCACACCGATTCACAGGGACTTGTGTTCACCCTCCCCGTGGAACACCTGGGTGGGATCGATTTGTCACAGGTCGAGAAATTCGAACAACACCTGAAATGTTCACTGTATCCGGAGAACAACGATGAAACTGGTTAA
- a CDS encoding CBS domain-containing protein: MKLVKDVMVRDIITITPFATIREALSLMKRHSVKSLVVEKQSEHDAWGLITYTNVLKTVIAEDGDIDLLNVYDACAKPVISVGESLNVRHAASLMSMYRVKRLLVLADNDLKGFVVMDDIMAALLESID, from the coding sequence ATGAAACTGGTTAAAGATGTGATGGTCCGGGACATTATCACCATTACTCCGTTTGCCACCATCCGTGAGGCGCTCTCTCTGATGAAGAGGCACTCGGTGAAATCACTGGTGGTGGAGAAACAGAGCGAACACGATGCCTGGGGATTGATCACCTATACCAACGTGCTGAAAACCGTGATTGCGGAAGACGGCGACATTGACCTTCTGAATGTTTACGACGCCTGCGCCAAACCTGTCATCAGTGTCGGTGAGAGCCTGAATGTCCGGCATGCGGCAAGTCTGATGAGTATGTATCGAGTGAAGCGCCTTCTGGTGCTGGCGGACAATGACCTGAAAGGCTTTGTGGTGATGGATGACATTATGGCCGCCCTGCTCGAAAGCATCGACTGA
- a CDS encoding CASTOR/POLLUX-related putative ion channel, which produces MLPFRLIDRLKFIVERQLVKGAGFQLLVVGVFIGLISLVGGLLVVSQGGELEDPGSAIWWAFLRLTDPGYLGDDVGTWQRFVSTLLTISGYVVFMGTLVAILTRWLIAKMAELERGLTPVTLKNHVVVLGWTSQTLPLLSELLGSSGRVRRFLEKHATQRLNLVVLSEEASAQQVHELRNEPGIGRRARQIILRSGSAIQPDALHRVACLDAAAVIVPSATHEAGSLVTSDVETVKALLSIAAQARYLQASLPFVVAEIQDVRKLPVIERAYPGAVEVVAGDATISRLMVQNILHPGLSEIFNELLTAGDGNEIYIRGGESVAGLTLGELASARPEVIVLGLLRRGVAGWEVCLLAPSDTRIDTEDRVVMMARDYVETEPDPKKPAMPAIARGEAARVARPPDQNNHRVLVLGWNRRVPSLVAEFESYGHRSFELDLVSVVPKGEREQAIARYVEGHGRVACGHIEADYMVEGELRRVQPAGYDTIILLSSDRLASGEEADARAMVGYLQLEDILAESPRRPQLIMELSDPDNRHLLYGHQSEMLISPMILSHVLAQVALRRELRVVLDELFTVGGAEIQFRDPADYPLPASATFQVLEKTVAAEGELALGIFRHKENERGRHLQLNPPRKDYLELQPGDRLVVLCLT; this is translated from the coding sequence ATGCTGCCTTTCCGGCTGATCGACCGCCTGAAATTTATTGTGGAACGCCAACTGGTCAAGGGGGCGGGGTTTCAGCTCCTGGTCGTTGGTGTGTTTATCGGCCTGATCTCTCTGGTCGGCGGCCTGCTGGTGGTGTCTCAGGGCGGGGAATTGGAGGACCCGGGCTCGGCCATCTGGTGGGCGTTCCTGCGACTGACCGATCCCGGTTATCTGGGTGACGATGTGGGTACCTGGCAGCGGTTTGTCTCAACCCTGCTGACCATCAGTGGCTATGTCGTGTTCATGGGTACGCTGGTGGCGATCCTGACTCGGTGGTTGATTGCCAAAATGGCAGAGCTCGAGCGTGGGCTTACCCCGGTAACCCTGAAAAATCATGTGGTGGTACTGGGGTGGACCAGCCAGACCCTGCCGCTGCTGTCGGAATTGCTGGGCTCCAGCGGCCGAGTACGCCGGTTCCTGGAAAAGCACGCTACCCAGAGGCTGAATCTGGTTGTGCTGTCAGAAGAAGCATCGGCACAGCAGGTTCACGAATTGCGAAACGAGCCCGGCATTGGCCGACGAGCCCGGCAGATCATTCTGCGCTCCGGGTCGGCTATCCAGCCGGATGCACTTCATCGGGTGGCTTGTCTGGACGCCGCGGCGGTGATTGTGCCCAGCGCGACCCACGAGGCGGGCAGTCTGGTGACATCGGACGTGGAAACAGTCAAGGCGCTGCTCTCCATCGCCGCGCAGGCAAGGTATCTGCAGGCTTCGTTGCCGTTCGTGGTGGCAGAGATCCAGGATGTACGGAAGCTGCCGGTGATTGAGCGGGCCTATCCAGGGGCGGTGGAAGTGGTTGCCGGCGATGCCACCATTAGCCGGTTGATGGTTCAGAATATCCTTCACCCGGGGCTGTCGGAAATCTTTAACGAGTTGCTTACCGCCGGTGACGGTAATGAAATCTATATCCGGGGTGGCGAGTCGGTGGCTGGGCTGACGCTTGGAGAGCTGGCTTCGGCACGGCCTGAAGTTATTGTGCTGGGATTGCTGAGGCGCGGGGTGGCTGGCTGGGAGGTGTGCTTGCTGGCGCCGTCCGACACGCGGATCGACACGGAAGACCGGGTGGTGATGATGGCCCGGGATTACGTCGAGACCGAACCCGATCCGAAAAAGCCGGCAATGCCGGCAATTGCCAGGGGCGAGGCGGCCCGCGTGGCACGCCCGCCGGATCAGAACAACCACCGTGTGCTGGTCCTTGGCTGGAATCGGCGGGTTCCGAGCCTGGTGGCTGAGTTTGAAAGTTACGGCCATCGCAGCTTCGAGCTGGACCTTGTTTCCGTGGTGCCAAAAGGCGAGCGGGAACAGGCCATTGCCCGGTATGTTGAAGGCCACGGCCGGGTGGCCTGTGGCCATATCGAGGCGGACTACATGGTGGAGGGGGAGCTCCGCCGGGTTCAGCCGGCGGGCTACGACACAATAATCCTGCTCAGTAGCGACCGGCTGGCATCGGGGGAAGAAGCGGATGCCCGGGCCATGGTGGGGTATCTCCAGCTTGAGGACATCCTGGCCGAGTCCCCAAGGCGGCCCCAGTTGATTATGGAACTGAGCGATCCGGACAACCGGCACCTGTTGTACGGGCACCAGAGTGAAATGCTGATCAGCCCGATGATTCTGAGTCACGTCCTGGCCCAGGTCGCCTTGAGGCGGGAACTCCGGGTGGTTCTGGATGAGCTGTTCACCGTCGGCGGGGCCGAAATCCAGTTCCGGGATCCCGCGGATTACCCGTTGCCAGCCAGCGCCACGTTCCAGGTTCTGGAGAAGACGGTGGCGGCGGAAGGTGAGCTGGCTCTGGGTATCTTCCGGCACAAGGAGAATGAGCGTGGACGCCACCTCCAACTGAATCCGCCCCGCAAGGACTATCTTGAGCTACAGCCTGGTGACCGGCTGGTGGTGCTGTGCCTGACCTGA
- the dauA gene encoding C4-dicarboxylic acid transporter DauA, giving the protein MPHRAHLFSLRLAHALRESCLDERYSGRRFLRDLLAGVTVGIIAIPLAMALAIASGVAPQYGLYTAIIAGFVIALTGGSRFSISGPTAAFVVILYPIAQTYGLGGLLLATLMSGVLLMIMALMRLGRFIEYIPESVTLGFTGGIAVVIATLQVRDFFGLPVGDMPEHYWDKLAVLASALPELDGMSTLVAGVTLAVMLLWPRLKTPVPPHLPAVIVGSLLALWFNASGASIETIGSRFSYLMPDGSMGAGIPPFLPEFAWPWRQMGASGEPIGLSWTLVRELLPAAFAIAMLGAIESLLCAVVLDGMTGKRHSANSELMGQGLGNIIVPFFGGITATAAIARSAANYRAGAESPVSAMIHSLVVLLALVSLAGLLAFLPMPAMAALLVMVAWNMSEAPKSVHLLKTVPRSDILVFLTCFWLTVLLDMVIAITTGVLLAAVLFMREMAQMTKVTDITLNRRVADSGLPDGWQVFKINGPLFFAAADRIFGELAELSREARGFILYMDGVTILDAGGLSALNKLIDTCEQDGTQIVIADLQFQPLRTLARAGVTPVSGVSRYTSSLEEALRLISNPASESDQPSG; this is encoded by the coding sequence ATGCCCCACCGCGCGCACCTGTTTTCCCTCCGGCTGGCCCATGCCCTTCGCGAATCCTGTCTGGATGAACGCTACAGCGGCCGCCGGTTCCTGCGTGATCTTTTGGCCGGTGTCACGGTGGGGATCATTGCCATCCCACTGGCCATGGCTCTGGCAATCGCCAGTGGTGTTGCGCCCCAGTACGGGCTTTACACCGCCATCATTGCCGGTTTTGTGATTGCCCTGACCGGAGGCAGTCGTTTCAGTATATCCGGCCCCACCGCTGCCTTTGTGGTCATTTTATACCCGATTGCCCAGACCTACGGGCTGGGAGGCTTGCTGCTGGCAACCCTGATGTCGGGGGTGTTGCTGATGATTATGGCTTTGATGCGACTGGGCCGGTTTATTGAGTACATTCCCGAATCGGTAACCCTGGGGTTTACTGGTGGCATTGCGGTGGTGATCGCCACCCTTCAGGTCCGGGACTTTTTTGGCCTGCCGGTTGGCGATATGCCTGAGCACTACTGGGACAAGCTGGCGGTGCTGGCCAGCGCACTGCCGGAACTGGATGGGATGAGTACTCTGGTGGCCGGCGTAACCCTTGCGGTGATGCTGCTCTGGCCGAGACTGAAAACCCCCGTGCCGCCGCACCTCCCGGCTGTCATTGTCGGTAGCTTGCTTGCCCTGTGGTTCAATGCCAGCGGCGCATCCATCGAAACCATCGGCTCAAGGTTCAGCTATCTGATGCCCGATGGCAGTATGGGGGCGGGTATTCCGCCGTTTTTGCCCGAGTTCGCCTGGCCGTGGCGGCAGATGGGCGCTTCCGGCGAACCGATCGGACTGTCCTGGACCCTGGTCCGGGAACTGCTGCCGGCGGCCTTCGCCATCGCCATGCTCGGTGCCATCGAGTCCCTGCTGTGCGCGGTGGTACTCGATGGCATGACCGGTAAGCGCCACAGTGCCAACAGTGAGTTGATGGGGCAGGGTCTGGGGAACATTATTGTCCCGTTTTTCGGCGGCATTACCGCCACGGCTGCCATTGCACGCTCCGCGGCCAACTACCGGGCCGGTGCCGAGTCCCCGGTATCGGCAATGATTCACTCTCTGGTGGTTCTGCTGGCGCTGGTCTCGCTGGCTGGCCTGTTGGCTTTTCTGCCCATGCCGGCCATGGCAGCGCTGCTGGTGATGGTGGCCTGGAATATGAGCGAGGCGCCCAAATCCGTGCATCTTCTGAAAACAGTGCCACGTAGCGATATCCTTGTTTTCCTCACCTGCTTTTGGCTTACGGTGTTGCTGGATATGGTGATCGCGATCACCACCGGGGTTTTGCTGGCGGCGGTTCTCTTCATGCGTGAAATGGCCCAGATGACCAAGGTGACGGACATCACGCTGAACAGACGGGTTGCTGACTCTGGCCTGCCTGACGGCTGGCAGGTGTTCAAAATCAACGGGCCACTGTTCTTTGCGGCCGCCGACCGGATTTTCGGGGAGCTGGCAGAACTGTCCCGGGAGGCCCGCGGGTTTATCCTGTATATGGACGGCGTCACTATTCTTGATGCCGGGGGCCTGTCTGCCCTGAACAAGCTGATTGACACCTGCGAGCAGGACGGCACGCAGATTGTCATTGCCGATCTCCAGTTCCAGCCGCTGAGGACCCTGGCTCGCGCTGGTGTGACGCCGGTGTCCGGCGTCAGCCGCTATACTTCCTCCCTGGAAGAAGCCTTGCGTCTGATCAGTAACCCCGCTTCTGAATCTGATCAGCCCTCCGGATAA
- a CDS encoding CopG family transcriptional regulator, with product MENRTARLTLLIDPEKKAAFEELCKQEDVTPSQKVRQFIREYVEERLGPDWREDRKNRS from the coding sequence ATGGAAAACCGCACTGCCCGTCTGACATTATTGATCGACCCGGAAAAAAAGGCCGCCTTTGAAGAACTCTGCAAGCAGGAGGATGTAACGCCCTCCCAAAAAGTCCGCCAGTTTATCCGGGAATACGTGGAGGAAAGGCTGGGGCCAGACTGGCGCGAAGATCGCAAAAACAGATCCTGA
- a CDS encoding ChaN family lipoprotein, which produces MKPLAPALLLSVLFVLNGCTAMPSSSSPKGLTIPQTQYDARVVEPESGAALTPEQLARRLAETDVVIVGEYHGHHGSHLLQSRLQMALFRQQPRQILSMEQFNLDRQPELDRYLKGETGETEMIEDAGAWDNYRASYRPVVEFARQQNLPVIAANAPADVVRCVGRKGPSYLDQVSRSIRQALPSDPFTDTPAYREKFAGAIGASHQANSTMNERMENTYKAQLLRDNAMAARILEARAAFPGYQVLHLTGTFHSEGGLGTVALLKQRAPALSVAVISPVFWPATNSKPPLEQNRSKGDFLYFIQPLPDEFKDPEREREAMTARFQRSARKTCD; this is translated from the coding sequence ATGAAACCTCTCGCGCCGGCCCTGTTACTCTCCGTCCTGTTTGTTCTGAACGGATGCACCGCCATGCCCTCCTCCAGCAGCCCGAAAGGTCTGACCATACCGCAAACCCAGTACGACGCCCGGGTCGTTGAGCCGGAAAGCGGCGCCGCCCTCACTCCGGAGCAACTGGCCCGGCGCCTCGCTGAAACGGATGTCGTGATCGTAGGCGAATATCACGGGCACCATGGCTCGCATTTGCTGCAATCCCGGCTTCAGATGGCACTCTTTCGACAACAGCCCAGGCAGATCCTGTCTATGGAGCAGTTCAACCTGGACCGTCAGCCTGAACTGGACCGGTATTTAAAGGGTGAAACCGGGGAAACAGAAATGATTGAGGATGCCGGCGCCTGGGACAATTACCGGGCCTCCTACCGCCCCGTGGTGGAATTTGCGCGCCAGCAGAATCTGCCGGTCATTGCTGCGAATGCGCCGGCGGATGTTGTTCGCTGTGTCGGCCGCAAGGGGCCTTCCTATCTCGATCAGGTTTCCAGGAGTATCCGGCAAGCACTGCCCTCTGATCCATTCACGGACACCCCCGCTTACCGTGAGAAGTTTGCCGGCGCCATTGGCGCGAGCCACCAGGCCAACAGCACCATGAACGAACGCATGGAGAACACCTACAAAGCCCAGTTGCTCCGGGACAACGCCATGGCGGCACGCATTCTTGAGGCCAGGGCCGCATTTCCGGGATATCAGGTGCTGCACCTGACCGGCACTTTCCACAGTGAAGGCGGGCTGGGAACCGTAGCATTGCTGAAACAGAGGGCGCCGGCGCTTTCTGTTGCCGTTATCAGCCCGGTGTTCTGGCCGGCAACGAACAGTAAGCCTCCCCTGGAACAGAATCGATCAAAAGGTGACTTCCTCTACTTTATCCAGCCACTGCCCGACGAGTTCAAGGACCCGGAGCGCGAACGCGAAGCCATGACGGCCCGTTTCCAGCGCTCCGCCAGAAAAACCTGCGACTGA